The proteins below are encoded in one region of Bacillus alveayuensis:
- a CDS encoding two-component system chemotaxis response regulator CheY (product_source=KO:K03413; cath_funfam=3.40.50.2300; cog=COG2197; ko=KO:K03413; pfam=PF00072; smart=SM00448; superfamily=52172) produces the protein MGKKILVVDDAAFMRMMIKDILTKNGYEVVAEAQDGVQAIEKYKELQPDLVTMDITMPEMDGITALKEIRKLNPNAKVIMCSAMGQQAMVIDAIQAGAKDFIVKPFQADRVIEAIKKTLD, from the coding sequence ATGGGGAAAAAAATTTTAGTTGTGGATGATGCAGCTTTTATGCGCATGATGATCAAAGATATATTAACAAAAAATGGATACGAGGTAGTTGCAGAGGCGCAAGACGGTGTTCAAGCTATCGAAAAATATAAAGAATTACAGCCGGACCTCGTTACAATGGATATTACAATGCCTGAAATGGATGGAATCACCGCTCTTAAAGAAATCCGTAAATTAAACCCAAATGCTAAAGTCATTATGTGTTCGGCAATGGGCCAGCAAGCGATGGTGATTGATGCCATTCAAGCTGGTGCAAAAGATTTTATCGTGAAACCATTCCAAGCGGATCGGGTTATAGAAGCGATTAAAAAAACGCTAGATTAA